CATCTTGCGTCCCGAGCATGTATTTGATATCGCGTTGTACAAAAAAGCATCGGCTGCATGCTGATCTTAAAAGGAGGTTTCTATGGGTGATATGAAACGAATCTTGCTATTGGGAACAGGTCCTGCTTCCATTCAAATGGCTGTCATGCTTAAAAAACATTGGAATTGTTGCGTCGGGGTCGTTGGGCGTGAGTCTGTTCGTTCCAAATCATTCTTTACTGCACTTAAGCAAAGCAGTCAGCAAATTCGCGCAGATATTCAAAATGAAAAGCATCAAAAGATGGAAGGCGAATGCCAAATCGATCATGTATTCCATGGATACGGGAGCGTTACAGGGGAATGGGATACCTTCATATTATCTGTCACAACAGATGCATATACAGAGGTTTTACAACAAATAAATGATCAGGTTTTACAACGAATAACGTGCATGGTTTTGGTTTCTCCCACCTTTGGTTCCAACAGTTTACTACGCCATTATTTAAACAGGATTGGTTCGAATGCGGAGATTATCAGTTTTTCTACATACCTTGGCGATACACGCTGGTTCCATGATAAGCCTTCAAATCGAGTGATTACGACAGGGGTTAAGAAAAAGCTTTACATCGGCTCGACGCGCTCTTTCTCCCCGAATGTAAAAAGACTTTGTGAGTTATTTGAGCAAGTAGGTATTCAGTTGGAAGTCATGGACTCTCCTATCGAAGCGGAAACGCGAAACATATCGCTATACGTGCATCCGCCACTGTTTATGAATGCTTTCTCCCTTCGTGTGATATTTGGAGAGGAACCAATCAAAAAGTACGTATACAAAATGTTTCCAGAGGGCCCCATCACGCAATATCTCATACGCGATATGCTGGCTCAATGGAAAGAGATTACCAAAGTGGTGGAAAAGCTCAATATAAAAGGGCTCAATTTGCTAAAGTTCATGACAGATGACAACTATCCGGTCAGGCTGGAAAGTCTATCACGTGATGATATCGAAAACTTCGTTCAGTATGAAACGATTCATCAAGAGTATTTATTGTTCATTCGATATACCTCACTGTTGATTGATCCTTTTTCGGAGCCAGATTCAGATGGTAGATACTTCGATTTTTCTGCTGTCCCCATCCAGAAAATATTTATGAATAAAGAAGGGTATTGGGATATCCCGCGCATGCCAAAGGAAGATTACTAT
This genomic stretch from Brevibacillus brevis harbors:
- a CDS encoding opine metallophore biosynthesis dehydrogenase, producing MGDMKRILLLGTGPASIQMAVMLKKHWNCCVGVVGRESVRSKSFFTALKQSSQQIRADIQNEKHQKMEGECQIDHVFHGYGSVTGEWDTFILSVTTDAYTEVLQQINDQVLQRITCMVLVSPTFGSNSLLRHYLNRIGSNAEIISFSTYLGDTRWFHDKPSNRVITTGVKKKLYIGSTRSFSPNVKRLCELFEQVGIQLEVMDSPIEAETRNISLYVHPPLFMNAFSLRVIFGEEPIKKYVYKMFPEGPITQYLIRDMLAQWKEITKVVEKLNIKGLNLLKFMTDDNYPVRLESLSRDDIENFVQYETIHQEYLLFIRYTSLLIDPFSEPDSDGRYFDFSAVPIQKIFMNKEGYWDIPRMPKEDYYRIKMIQGIARYIDISCPTIDTFIETYESKISEAARTRKGEQLSDAFVVQSFAEDLKMICSEIEKGIGSKKPY